A section of the Aquipuribacter hungaricus genome encodes:
- a CDS encoding oligopeptide/dipeptide ABC transporter ATP-binding protein produces the protein MSTVTGQDAADRPGERQSRAPGDVLLSVRDVAVHFPITKGIVRDRVVGHVKAVDGVSLDVRRGSTYGLVGESGCGKSTLGRAVLRLLRPTRGEVWFDGTDIATLGGEELRRSRSRMQMVFQDPMSSLDPRQSVEAALSEPLRAHRVAAGPGGYAARVKELLHAVGLPASAAGRFPHEFSGGQRQRIGIARAVALRPELVVADEPVSALDVSVQAQVVNLLEELQDSLGLTYMVIAHDLAVVRHVSDVVGVMYLGGLVEEADSDTLYADPMHPYTLALMSAIPVPDPVVEATRERILLRGDLPSPADPPSGCRFSTRCPFVQPGRCTTERPALREVAPGHTVACHYAEEIKAGTITRAA, from the coding sequence ATGAGCACCGTGACCGGCCAGGACGCAGCGGACCGACCGGGGGAGCGACAGAGCCGGGCACCGGGGGACGTGCTGCTGTCCGTCCGCGACGTGGCCGTGCACTTCCCCATCACGAAGGGGATCGTGCGGGACCGGGTGGTGGGCCACGTCAAGGCCGTCGACGGGGTGTCCCTCGACGTCCGACGCGGCAGCACGTACGGCCTGGTGGGGGAGTCCGGGTGCGGCAAGAGCACCCTCGGGCGCGCCGTGCTCCGGCTGCTGCGCCCCACGCGCGGCGAGGTGTGGTTCGACGGCACCGACATCGCCACCCTGGGCGGGGAGGAGCTGCGCCGCTCCCGGTCCCGGATGCAGATGGTCTTCCAGGACCCGATGAGCTCCCTCGACCCGCGCCAGTCGGTCGAGGCCGCGCTGTCGGAGCCGCTGCGGGCCCACCGGGTCGCGGCCGGTCCCGGCGGGTACGCCGCCCGGGTGAAGGAGCTGCTGCACGCCGTCGGCCTGCCCGCGTCGGCGGCAGGCCGGTTCCCCCACGAGTTCTCCGGCGGGCAGCGGCAGCGGATCGGCATCGCCCGCGCGGTGGCGCTGCGGCCGGAGCTCGTCGTCGCCGACGAGCCGGTGTCCGCGCTGGACGTGTCGGTGCAGGCGCAGGTGGTCAACCTGCTGGAGGAGCTGCAGGACTCCCTCGGCCTCACCTACATGGTCATCGCCCACGACCTGGCCGTGGTCCGCCACGTCTCCGACGTCGTCGGGGTGATGTACCTCGGCGGGCTCGTCGAGGAGGCCGACAGCGACACCCTGTACGCCGACCCGATGCACCCGTACACGCTGGCGCTCATGTCGGCGATCCCGGTGCCGGACCCGGTGGTCGAGGCCACCCGGGAGCGGATCCTCCTGCGCGGGGACCTGCCGAGCCCGGCCGACCCGCCCAGCGGGTGCCGGTTCTCCACCCGCTGCCCGTTCGTCCAGCCCGGCCGCTGCACCACCGAGCGGCCGGCGCTGCGGGAGGTCGCCCCCGGGCACACGGTGGCCTGCCACTACGCCGAGGAGATCAAGGCCGGCACGATCACGCGGGCCGCCTAG
- a CDS encoding putative bifunctional diguanylate cyclase/phosphodiesterase produces the protein MTGPAGGAGPGGALPDFRSLWEGAPSGNLLLDAHGRVAAVNATVLAWTGAAREDLVGRRFVSLLPVGDRVLWSTHHLPQLDLTGRVSEASVQLLGAAGQRRATLLSATRVAGGGSDHAVHVVLVDAQERRRYELDLVAARREAQDSEARLSSAQQGLRALVHHDGLTGLLNRAGLVDALQAGLREPPPAGRGLTTVLFVDLDGFKTVNDDLGHGSGDQLLCEVADRLRAVAGPGAAVARFAGDEFVVVRPAGPEEAEDLAAELLRVLAQPVALQGVEVMVEASVGVAQPHPPVVAPEDVEVTADRLLRRADTAMYRAKQLGGGRAEVHRPGSPDPSQDRLAVLEQLRAALREGQLRVHYQPRVHLRSGDVTGVEALVRWEHPGRGLLSPAAFVDAAETSGVIRELGAWVLAEAATQAVAWDREPGGRLAGLQVSVNLSTRQLADDDLVARVTEVLERTGLAPSRLVLEITETALMHRPGAALRALRELKALGVLLAVDDFGTGYSSLTYLKQFPVDELKIDRSFVSGMHTDPADHAIVAGCVHLAHALGLVVVAEGLETPEQVVALRAMGCDQAQGFLLGRPGTPEALALARAEAPDIDLTAAGRTPAPSQRREPGVRRGR, from the coding sequence GTGACCGGGCCGGCCGGCGGGGCGGGACCCGGCGGGGCGCTGCCGGACTTCCGGTCGCTCTGGGAGGGGGCCCCCAGCGGCAACCTCCTGCTCGACGCGCACGGCCGGGTCGCCGCGGTCAACGCCACCGTCCTGGCGTGGACGGGTGCGGCGCGAGAGGACCTCGTCGGGCGCCGGTTCGTCTCGCTGCTCCCGGTCGGCGACCGCGTCCTCTGGAGCACGCACCACCTGCCCCAGCTCGACCTGACCGGGCGCGTCAGCGAGGCGTCCGTGCAGCTGCTCGGTGCCGCGGGGCAGCGGCGAGCGACCCTGCTGAGCGCCACCCGGGTCGCCGGCGGCGGCAGCGACCACGCCGTCCACGTCGTCCTCGTGGACGCCCAGGAGCGGCGCCGCTACGAGCTCGACCTGGTGGCCGCCCGGCGGGAGGCGCAGGACTCCGAGGCGCGGCTGAGCAGCGCCCAGCAGGGTCTGCGCGCCCTGGTGCACCACGACGGGCTGACCGGCCTGCTCAACCGCGCCGGGCTGGTCGACGCGCTCCAGGCGGGCCTGCGGGAACCGCCCCCGGCGGGCCGGGGCCTGACGACGGTGCTCTTCGTCGACCTCGACGGCTTCAAGACCGTCAACGACGACCTCGGCCACGGCAGCGGGGACCAGCTGCTCTGCGAGGTCGCCGACCGGCTGCGCGCGGTGGCCGGCCCCGGTGCCGCGGTCGCCCGGTTCGCCGGCGACGAGTTCGTCGTCGTCCGCCCGGCGGGGCCGGAGGAGGCCGAGGACCTCGCGGCCGAGCTGCTCCGGGTGCTCGCGCAGCCGGTGGCGCTGCAGGGCGTCGAGGTCATGGTCGAGGCGAGCGTCGGCGTCGCGCAGCCCCACCCGCCCGTGGTGGCCCCGGAGGACGTCGAGGTGACGGCGGACCGGCTGCTCCGACGGGCCGACACGGCGATGTACCGGGCCAAGCAGCTCGGCGGCGGGCGGGCCGAGGTCCACCGCCCCGGCAGCCCCGACCCCTCGCAGGACCGCCTCGCGGTGCTCGAGCAGCTGCGGGCCGCCCTGCGCGAGGGCCAGCTGCGGGTGCACTACCAGCCGCGCGTGCACCTGCGCAGCGGCGACGTCACCGGGGTCGAGGCGCTCGTGCGCTGGGAGCACCCCGGGCGCGGCCTGCTGTCGCCGGCGGCGTTCGTCGACGCCGCCGAGACCTCCGGCGTCATCCGCGAGCTGGGTGCCTGGGTGCTGGCGGAGGCCGCCACGCAGGCCGTCGCCTGGGACCGCGAGCCCGGCGGCCGGCTCGCCGGGCTGCAGGTGTCGGTCAACCTGTCCACCCGGCAGCTCGCCGACGACGACCTGGTGGCCCGGGTCACCGAGGTGCTGGAGCGCACCGGCCTGGCGCCGTCGCGGCTCGTGCTCGAGATCACCGAGACCGCCCTCATGCACCGCCCGGGTGCCGCGCTGCGGGCCCTGCGCGAACTCAAGGCGCTCGGGGTCCTGCTCGCGGTGGACGACTTCGGCACCGGCTACTCCAGCCTCACGTACCTCAAGCAGTTCCCCGTCGACGAGCTGAAGATCGACCGGTCGTTCGTGTCCGGCATGCACACCGACCCCGCCGACCACGCCATCGTCGCCGGCTGCGTCCACCTCGCCCACGCCCTCGGCCTCGTCGTCGTGGCCGAAGGGCTGGAGACCCCCGAGCAGGTGGTCGCCCTGCGCGCGATGGGCTGCGACCAGGCGCAGGGGTTCCTGCTCGGGCGACCGGGCACCCCGGAGGCGCTGGCCCTCGCGCGGGCGGAGGCCCCGGACATCGACCTCACCGCAGCCGGCCGGACTCCCGCCCCGTCGCAGCGCCGGGAGCCCGGGGTGCGGCGGGGCCGGTGA
- a CDS encoding alpha/beta fold hydrolase, protein MVQDGVRQLAGPVAARFHVTSTGPDDAPVLLLAHGFACDQGMWRDVVPLLRQDHRVVMYDVMGAGRSDTSAYDPERYAGLDGYADDLLAICEEQDLQDVTVVAHSVSTMVAVLAALRQPQRFRQLFLLATTPYLLDDPVDGYEGGFAPGDLAEISQALDTNYFAWAHAMAPVFMGNPDRPELGEQLAEAFCRADPDISRQLIRTMFATDYRPLLGEVRTPVVLLQSRQDAMVPESVGPYVHERFASSTLVELEAVGHCPHVSAPVETARAVRRHLLAAG, encoded by the coding sequence ATGGTCCAGGACGGGGTGCGGCAGCTGGCCGGGCCGGTCGCCGCGCGCTTCCACGTGACGAGCACCGGTCCGGACGACGCGCCGGTGCTGCTGCTCGCGCACGGCTTCGCCTGCGACCAAGGGATGTGGCGCGACGTCGTCCCGCTGCTGCGCCAGGACCACCGGGTCGTCATGTACGACGTCATGGGGGCCGGCCGGTCGGACACCTCCGCCTACGACCCCGAGCGGTACGCCGGCCTCGACGGCTACGCCGACGACCTGCTCGCCATCTGCGAGGAGCAGGACCTGCAGGACGTCACCGTCGTCGCCCACAGCGTGAGCACGATGGTGGCGGTGCTGGCTGCCCTGCGGCAGCCGCAGCGCTTCCGGCAGCTGTTCCTGCTCGCCACCACGCCGTACCTGCTCGACGACCCGGTCGACGGCTACGAGGGCGGCTTCGCGCCCGGGGACCTCGCGGAGATCTCGCAGGCGCTGGACACCAACTACTTCGCCTGGGCGCACGCCATGGCGCCGGTGTTCATGGGGAACCCCGACCGGCCGGAGCTCGGCGAGCAGCTGGCGGAAGCCTTCTGCCGCGCCGACCCGGACATCTCGCGCCAGCTCATCCGCACGATGTTCGCGACCGACTACCGCCCCCTGCTCGGCGAGGTGCGCACCCCGGTCGTCCTGCTGCAGTCGCGCCAGGACGCGATGGTCCCCGAGTCCGTCGGACCGTACGTCCACGAGCGGTTCGCCTCGTCCACCCTGGTCGAGCTGGAGGCGGTGGGGCACTGCCCGCACGTCAGCGCCCCGGTGGAGACCGCCAGGGCCGTGCGCAGGCACCTGCTCGCCGCCGGGTGA
- a CDS encoding ABC transporter permease, with amino-acid sequence MLRVTLANVRGHLVRLLLTGLAVMLGTAFVAGSFVLTDSIDETFSAIFATSDSTDAVVRLTEDTELGGLNLALADELEQADGVERAIPALQGNAVMQGADGTAVRSGGAPAFGFAWDPDDPSVRLVDGRAPEAADELVVESTTLERSGLALGDETVVVVNGTPVDVTLVGEATNDTPTAGAAIVLLEPELARQQFAPTGQVQSFTVTGEDGTSQQEVVDAVAPLVPGGAEAVTGQAQADETQDALSEALGFVTAFLLVFAGVALFVGAFIIFNTFSMLVAQRTRELALLRAVGASRNQVTLSVLGESLLVGLVGSVAGLGIGIALAAGLQQLISTLFGLDLAGLPVNARTVVATLLVGVVVTALAAVLPARRASSVAPVAAMRDDQALPRSAVRARALAGLALAAVGAAAMALVLTDTVTEQPLAVLGTGVLAVFLGVAVASPAVSKPVVWLLTAPFARGPVGRLAQRNGLRNPRRTAATASALMVGLALVGAVSVLASSASSSVADIVEDEFLGDLVISDGGAPTVPLTITQQVAGIDGVEAVLPLPSTPGTVDGEDGNVLAVDPGTLPGLVDVTVVDGSLEELGDGVWLSESDTEAWDVAVGDTVEVQVATGAAAGREVLAVFEDSQILAGDVVVSQDVYDASTAALAGQGQGLQLLLVDVADDADLAAVRADVTDVAAEYLTLSVLDSEEFTSSQTEQINTVLGLLYALLGLSLVIATLGVVNTLALSVVERTREIGLLRAIGLTRGQLRRVVTVESVATTVFGAMLGVVLGLAFGIALQQALQDDGLSVLSVPWETVLVVLVGSAVVGVVAALLPAWRATRIDVLRAITTE; translated from the coding sequence ATGCTCAGGGTCACCCTGGCCAACGTGCGCGGGCACCTGGTGCGGCTCCTTCTCACCGGCCTGGCGGTCATGCTCGGCACCGCCTTCGTCGCCGGCTCGTTCGTGCTCACCGACTCCATCGACGAGACGTTCTCCGCCATCTTCGCCACGTCGGACTCCACCGACGCCGTGGTCCGCCTCACCGAGGACACCGAGCTGGGCGGGCTCAACCTGGCGCTCGCCGACGAGCTCGAGCAGGCCGACGGCGTCGAGCGCGCCATCCCGGCGCTGCAGGGCAACGCCGTCATGCAGGGCGCGGACGGCACCGCCGTCCGCTCCGGCGGCGCCCCGGCGTTCGGCTTCGCGTGGGACCCCGACGACCCCTCGGTGCGCCTGGTCGACGGGCGCGCGCCCGAGGCCGCCGACGAGCTGGTCGTGGAGTCGACGACCCTGGAGCGCTCGGGCCTGGCCCTGGGCGACGAGACGGTCGTCGTCGTCAACGGCACGCCGGTCGACGTCACCCTGGTCGGCGAGGCCACGAACGACACCCCGACCGCCGGCGCCGCGATCGTGCTCCTGGAGCCCGAGCTCGCGCGCCAGCAGTTCGCGCCCACCGGGCAGGTGCAGTCCTTCACGGTCACGGGCGAGGACGGGACCTCGCAGCAGGAGGTCGTCGACGCCGTGGCGCCGCTCGTGCCGGGGGGCGCCGAGGCCGTCACCGGTCAGGCCCAGGCCGACGAGACCCAGGACGCGCTGTCGGAGGCGCTCGGGTTCGTCACCGCGTTCCTGCTCGTCTTCGCCGGCGTCGCGCTGTTCGTCGGCGCCTTCATCATCTTCAACACCTTCTCCATGCTCGTCGCCCAGCGGACCCGGGAGCTCGCTCTGCTCCGCGCCGTCGGCGCCTCCCGCAACCAGGTGACGCTGTCGGTGCTCGGCGAGTCCCTGCTCGTCGGCCTGGTCGGCTCGGTGGCCGGCCTCGGCATCGGGATCGCCCTGGCGGCCGGGCTCCAGCAGCTCATCAGCACGCTGTTCGGCCTGGACCTCGCCGGTCTGCCGGTCAACGCCCGGACCGTGGTGGCGACGCTGCTCGTCGGGGTGGTCGTCACCGCGCTCGCCGCGGTGCTGCCCGCCCGCCGCGCCTCGTCCGTCGCCCCGGTCGCCGCCATGCGCGACGACCAGGCCCTGCCCCGGTCCGCGGTCCGCGCCCGGGCCCTCGCCGGGCTCGCCCTGGCGGCGGTCGGCGCCGCGGCCATGGCGCTCGTGCTCACCGACACCGTCACCGAGCAGCCGCTCGCCGTGCTCGGGACGGGCGTGCTCGCGGTGTTCCTCGGTGTCGCCGTCGCCAGCCCCGCGGTCTCCAAGCCCGTCGTGTGGCTGCTCACCGCGCCGTTCGCCCGCGGGCCGGTCGGCCGGCTCGCCCAGCGCAACGGCCTGCGCAACCCCCGCCGCACCGCGGCCACCGCGAGCGCCCTCATGGTCGGACTGGCGCTGGTCGGCGCCGTGTCGGTGCTCGCGTCGTCCGCCTCCTCCAGCGTCGCGGACATCGTCGAGGACGAGTTCCTCGGCGACCTCGTCATCAGCGACGGCGGCGCCCCGACGGTCCCCCTGACCATCACGCAGCAGGTCGCCGGCATCGACGGGGTCGAGGCCGTGCTCCCGCTGCCGTCCACGCCCGGCACCGTGGACGGCGAGGACGGCAACGTGCTGGCCGTCGACCCCGGGACCCTGCCCGGTCTCGTCGACGTCACCGTGGTCGACGGCTCGCTGGAGGAGCTGGGCGACGGGGTGTGGCTGTCGGAGTCCGACACCGAGGCGTGGGACGTGGCGGTCGGCGACACCGTCGAGGTCCAGGTGGCCACCGGCGCGGCGGCCGGCCGCGAGGTGCTCGCGGTGTTCGAGGACAGCCAGATCCTCGCCGGCGACGTCGTCGTGTCCCAGGACGTCTACGACGCCTCGACCGCCGCGCTCGCCGGACAGGGGCAGGGTCTGCAGCTGCTGCTCGTCGACGTCGCCGACGACGCGGACCTCGCCGCGGTGCGCGCCGACGTCACGGACGTGGCGGCGGAGTACCTCACGCTGTCGGTGCTGGACTCCGAGGAGTTCACGTCCTCGCAGACCGAGCAGATCAACACGGTGCTCGGCCTGCTGTACGCCCTGCTCGGGCTGTCGCTGGTCATCGCCACCCTCGGCGTGGTCAACACCCTCGCGCTGTCGGTCGTCGAGCGGACCCGCGAGATCGGGCTGCTGCGGGCGATCGGCCTCACCCGCGGCCAGCTGCGCCGCGTGGTCACCGTCGAGTCGGTCGCCACCACGGTGTTCGGCGCGATGCTCGGCGTGGTGCTCGGCCTGGCCTTCGGCATCGCGCTGCAGCAGGCGCTGCAGGACGACGGTCTGTCCGTGCTCTCCGTGCCGTGGGAGACGGTGCTCGTCGTGCTCGTCGGCTCCGCCGTGGTGGGGGTCGTCGCCGCGCTCCTGCCGGCCTGGCGCGCCACCCGCATCGACGTGCTGCGGGCGATCACGACCGAGTGA
- a CDS encoding ABC transporter ATP-binding protein, with the protein MSPDSGRHLRDAVATARGLTKVYGRGEAAVHALAGVDIDFARGEFTAIMGPSGSGKSTLMHCMAALDTPTSGQVVVDGVDVSTLGDKALTRLRRDRIGFVFQSFNLVPTLSAAENITLPMDIAGRKVDKDWYDTVVGILGLGPRLSHRPNELSGGQQQRVASARALVGRPAIVFADEPTGNLDSRSSAEVLGFLRRSVDEFGQSIVMVTHEPSAAAYADRVVFMADGSFVDEMRRPTAESVLDRMKTMGDL; encoded by the coding sequence ATGAGCCCTGACTCCGGACGCCACCTCCGTGACGCCGTCGCCACCGCCCGCGGCCTGACCAAGGTCTACGGCCGCGGCGAGGCCGCCGTGCACGCCCTCGCCGGGGTCGACATCGACTTCGCGCGCGGGGAGTTCACGGCGATCATGGGGCCGTCCGGCTCGGGCAAGTCCACGCTCATGCACTGCATGGCCGCCCTGGACACCCCCACCTCCGGCCAGGTCGTCGTGGACGGCGTCGACGTCTCGACGCTCGGCGACAAGGCGCTCACCCGGCTGCGGCGCGACCGCATCGGCTTCGTCTTCCAGTCGTTCAACCTCGTCCCGACCCTGAGCGCCGCCGAGAACATCACGCTGCCGATGGACATCGCCGGGCGGAAGGTCGACAAGGACTGGTACGACACGGTGGTCGGCATCCTCGGGCTCGGCCCCCGGCTCAGCCACCGCCCCAACGAGCTGTCCGGCGGCCAGCAGCAGCGGGTCGCCTCCGCCCGCGCGCTGGTGGGCCGGCCCGCGATCGTGTTCGCCGACGAGCCCACCGGCAACCTCGACTCCCGCTCGTCCGCGGAGGTGCTGGGGTTCCTGCGCCGCAGCGTCGACGAGTTCGGCCAGAGCATCGTCATGGTCACCCACGAGCCGTCCGCCGCCGCCTACGCCGACCGCGTCGTCTTCATGGCCGACGGGTCGTTCGTCGACGAGATGCGCCGCCCCACCGCCGAGTCCGTCCTGGACCGGATGAAGACCATGGGCGACCTCTGA
- a CDS encoding RecB family exonuclease, whose translation MTGTTTAVPLAAPVVRQGSLSPTRAADFKLCPLMYRFRQVDRLPQQPSSAAVRGTVVHRALEQLFDVPAERRTLEHARSLLAPALAEVVAARPEVASLFAAPAAPDAPGGVVAQDAVPSAAAAPDGPDTVPAPVAATPQGEDEARWLAEAERLVGRWFELEDPTRLEPDGREVFVEHQVSEELVLRGIVDRVDVAPDGRIRIVDYKTGRAPSEAFEQRALFQMKFYALLLWRTRGRVPSRVQLVYVGGQGQTLPLDVDEAQLLAFERTLLQLWRAIRTAAETGDWRPNPGRVCRWCDHAALCPTTGGTPPPLPEDALDRVMRPVQPDLPGDDEG comes from the coding sequence ATGACCGGGACGACCACCGCAGTCCCCCTGGCGGCCCCCGTGGTGCGCCAGGGCAGCCTGTCGCCGACGCGCGCGGCGGACTTCAAGCTCTGCCCGCTCATGTACCGGTTCCGCCAGGTCGACCGGCTCCCGCAGCAGCCGTCGTCGGCCGCGGTGCGGGGCACGGTGGTCCACCGCGCCCTGGAGCAGCTCTTCGACGTGCCGGCGGAGCGGCGCACGCTGGAGCACGCGCGCTCGCTGCTCGCGCCGGCCCTGGCGGAGGTGGTCGCCGCCCGGCCAGAGGTGGCTTCCCTGTTCGCCGCTCCTGCTGCCCCTGACGCCCCCGGGGGTGTCGTCGCGCAGGACGCGGTGCCCTCGGCAGCCGCTGCACCCGACGGACCGGACACCGTCCCCGCACCGGTCGCCGCCACCCCGCAGGGCGAGGACGAGGCCCGGTGGCTGGCCGAGGCCGAGCGGCTGGTGGGCCGCTGGTTCGAGCTGGAGGACCCGACCCGGCTCGAGCCCGACGGGCGCGAGGTGTTCGTGGAGCACCAGGTGAGCGAGGAGCTGGTGCTGCGCGGCATCGTCGACCGGGTCGACGTCGCGCCGGACGGGCGGATCCGGATCGTGGACTACAAGACGGGGCGGGCGCCGAGCGAGGCGTTCGAGCAGCGCGCCCTGTTCCAGATGAAGTTCTACGCGCTGCTGCTGTGGCGCACCCGCGGCCGGGTCCCCTCCCGGGTGCAGCTGGTCTACGTGGGCGGCCAGGGCCAGACCCTGCCGCTGGACGTCGACGAGGCGCAGCTGCTCGCCTTCGAGCGCACCCTGCTGCAGCTGTGGCGGGCGATCCGCACGGCAGCGGAGACCGGGGACTGGCGGCCCAACCCCGGGCGGGTGTGCCGGTGGTGCGACCACGCCGCGCTCTGCCCCACGACCGGCGGGACCCCTCCCCCGCTGCCGGAGGACGCGCTCGACCGGGTCATGCGGCCGGTGCAGCCCGACCTCCCCGGCGACGACGAGGGCTGA